A single Phoenix dactylifera cultivar Barhee BC4 chromosome 1, palm_55x_up_171113_PBpolish2nd_filt_p, whole genome shotgun sequence DNA region contains:
- the LOC103721605 gene encoding probable beta-D-xylosidase 2: MTRLGYCDKSLSYYQRAKHLTDSLTLAEKAQLLGSLNKGAPRVGIPEYNWWSEALHGVSNVGDGSKFGKIVPAATSFPTPITTTSSFNESLWKAIGQAVSTEARAMNNLGVAGLTFWSPNINVVRDPRWGRTLETPGEDPYVAGRYAVNYVRGLQDVEGQETAQDPNTRPLKVSACCKHYAAYDLDKWTDKGNMLIDRFRFSANATEQDMVETFLRPFEMCVKDGDVSSVMCSYNNIWGIPTCADARLLRGTIRGDWNLHGYIVSDCDSIQTIVESQKFLDDTPYDGVAQVLKAGLDMDCQSYYQKYLESASLQGLVKESDMDSALINDFIVLMRLGWFDGQPAYDSLNAKDICSKEHLDLAADAARKGIVLLKNVNSALPLSTDKHKNIAIVGPHANATSVMIGNYAGVPCKLVSPFDGLKAYANVTYQMGCADVLCKNETFIFPAVRVARDADATIIAIGLDLDVESEGLDRLDLDLPGSQNMLVRQVAQASKGPVVLLILSAGGVNVTEFHNSNDIDAIVWAGYPGEQGGAAIADVLYGKHNPGGRLPVTWYPGDYVSQLPMTSMNLRPIDELDYPGRTYKFYNGSTIYQFGYGLSYTQFTYAVTSTQKGLSKKLQFNQHCVQLSYNHSAYIPPCHGARISDLACNQEDITIDVSVTNTGKVDGTETVILFSRPPQGLDDAPIKQVIGFQSVFVAAGATEVVTFKLISCNTLSIVTGSAYVALPAGQHTIVVGTGDNSIEFPFQVSIKK, translated from the exons ATGACCAGGTTGGGCTACTGCGATAAATCCTTGTCGTACTACCAGAGGGCGAAGCACTTGACTGATAGCTTGACGCTCGCCGAGAAGGCCCAGCTGCTCGGCAGCCTGAACAAGGGTGCCCCTCGTGTCGGTATCCCGGAGTACAACTGGTGGTCCGAGGCCCTGCATGGCGTCTCCAACGTCGGCGATGGGTCGAAGTTTGGCAAGATCGTGCCGGCTGCGACAAGCTTCCCAACTCCGatcaccaccacctcctccttcAATGAGTCCTTGTGGAAGGCCATTGGCCAG GCTGTCTCCACAGAGGCAAGGGCTATGAACAATCTTGGGGTGGCAGGTCTCACATTTTGGAGCCCTAACATCAACGTGGTCAGGGATCCAAGATGGGGAAGAACACTAGAGACTCCTGGTGAAGATCCCTACGTCGCCGGTCGCTATGCTGTCAACTATGTCAGGGGCTTGCAGGATGTTGAGGGCCAAGAAACTGCCCAGGATCCAAATACCAGACCGCTCAAGGTTTCAGCTTGCTGCAAACACTATGCTGCATATGATCTCGACAAATGGACCGATAAGGGTAACATGCTCATCGATCGGTTCCGTTTCAGTGCTAAT GCTACTGAACAAGATATGGTTGAGACGTTCCTTCGTCCTTTTGAGATGTGCGTTAAGGATGGTGATGTTAGCAGTGTGATGTGCTCGTATAATAATATTTGGGGCATCCCAACATGTGCTGATGCAAGGCTTTTGAGAGGAACAATCAGAGGGGACTGGAATCTCCATGG TTATATTGTTTCTGATTGCGATTCAATCCAGACTATAGTTGAGAGTCAGAAGTTCTTGGATGACACTCCATATGATGGAGTTGCTCAAGTCTTAAAAGCTG GGTTGGACATGGATTGCCAGTCCTACTATCAAAAGTACCTTGAGTCGGCATCATTGCAGGGTTTGGTTAAAGAAAGTGATATGGACAGCGCCTTGATTAATGACTTCATTGTTCTCATGAGGCTTGGTTGGTTTGATGGCCAACCTGCTTATGACTCACTAAATGCCAAAGATATTTGTTCCAAGGAGCATCTTGATTTGGCAGCAGATGCAGCAAGGAAAGGGATTGTCTTGCTCAAGAATGTTAACAGTGCTTTGCCTCTAAGCACCGATAAGCACAAGAATATTGCCATCGTCGGCCCTCATGCTAATGCCACCTCGGTCATGATCGGAAATTATGCAG GTGTTCCATGCAAGTTGGTCTCGCCCTTTGATGGCCTAAAGGCGTATGCCAATGTTACGTACCAGATGGGTTGTGCTGATGTTTTATGCAAGAATGAGACATTCATCTTCCCTGCAGTCAGGGTTGCGAGGGATGCCGATGCTACGATCATCGCCATAGGTCTTGATCTGGATGTCGAGAGCGAGGGCCTCGACCGTCTTGATCTTGATCTTCCTGGTTCCCAAAATATGCTCGTCCGGCAAGTAGCTCAAGCATCAAAGGGCCCTGTTGTTCTTCTCATCCTCTCAGCTGGAGGTGTGAATGTTACTGAATTCCACAATTCTAATGACATTGATGCCATTGTCTGGGCTGGTTACCCTGGCGAACAAGGTGGTGCTGCCATTGCAGATGTTCTCTATGGCAAACACAAtccag GAGGAAGGCTTCCAGTTACGTGGTACCCAGGTGACTATGTTTCTCAGCTGCCCATGACATCAATGAACCTTCGTCCCATTGATGAGCTTGACTACCCTGGAAGGACCTACAAGTTCTACAACGGCTCGACCATCTACCAATTTGGCTACGGTCTCAGCTACACTCAGTTCACGTATGCCGTGACCTCAACTCAGAAGGGGTTGAGCAAGAAGCTGCAATTCAACCAGCACTGCGTGCAGCTCAGTTACAACCACTCGGCATACATCCCGCCATGCCACGGAGCTCGCATCAGTGACCTCGCATGCAACCAGGAGGATATCACCATTGATGTTTCTGTGACCAACACCGGGAAGGTCGACGGTACCGAAACCGTGATCCTGTTCTCACGTCCACCGCAgggtcttgatgatgctcccATCAAGCAGGTGATTGGATTCCAGAGCGTGTTCGTGGCCGCCGGCGCGACGGAGGTGGTGACCTTCAAGCTTATTTCATGCAACACTTTGAGCATCGTCACCGGATCAGCCTATGTTGCTTTACCTGCAGGCCAGCACACCATCGTCGTTGGCACTGGTGACAATTCCATAGAATTCCCGTTCCAGGTCTCCATAAAGAAGTAG